The following coding sequences lie in one Actinomycetota bacterium genomic window:
- a CDS encoding citrate/2-methylcitrate synthase — MSQKGLEGVVAAQTAISDIDVENSKLMYAGYDVTDLVNNSTFEEVIYLLHHRELPNDGQLQALTTQLAAERDLHDFTKQLMVTLSSTTSPMSMLRTLVSAASAYDPDGWVLSTDHPANKRKAVRLISQLPQMISGPERLRGGKWPVEPDPKLGHAANLLYVLSGEYPSDEDAKIMDQCLIMHADHTMNASTFAARVTAGTLSDIHSAMTSAIATLKGPLHGGANEQVFEMILKIGSVENVPEEIKGRLARKEKIMGFGHRVYKAEDPRATILRELARDLGTRKGDTKWFEISEAIFEVVNTEKGLFPNVDFYAAAVYHYLGIPKRLFTPIFAASRISGWTAHVIEQLQNNRLIRPDSEYIGPAPRSYVKLGDR; from the coding sequence CAGACGGCGATATCGGACATCGATGTCGAGAACAGCAAGCTGATGTATGCCGGTTACGACGTAACCGATCTGGTCAACAACAGCACTTTTGAGGAAGTCATCTACCTCCTGCACCACCGGGAGCTGCCGAACGACGGCCAGCTGCAGGCGCTGACCACGCAGCTCGCCGCCGAGCGCGACCTCCACGACTTCACCAAGCAGCTGATGGTGACCCTGTCGTCGACCACCTCGCCGATGTCGATGCTGCGGACGCTGGTCTCGGCCGCCTCCGCCTACGACCCCGACGGCTGGGTACTGTCGACCGACCACCCGGCCAACAAGCGCAAGGCCGTCCGCCTGATCTCGCAGTTGCCGCAGATGATCTCCGGCCCCGAGCGTCTGCGAGGCGGCAAATGGCCCGTGGAGCCCGACCCCAAGCTGGGCCACGCCGCCAACCTGCTCTACGTCCTGAGCGGCGAGTACCCCTCGGACGAGGACGCCAAGATCATGGACCAGTGCCTGATCATGCACGCCGACCACACGATGAACGCATCGACCTTCGCCGCACGGGTGACCGCCGGGACCCTCAGCGACATCCACTCGGCCATGACCTCGGCCATCGCCACCCTCAAGGGCCCGCTGCACGGCGGAGCCAACGAGCAGGTCTTCGAGATGATCCTGAAGATCGGGTCGGTCGAGAACGTTCCCGAGGAGATCAAGGGCCGGCTGGCCCGCAAAGAGAAGATCATGGGCTTCGGACACCGCGTCTACAAGGCGGAGGACCCCCGGGCAACCATCCTGAGGGAGCTGGCGCGGGACCTGGGCACCCGCAAGGGCGACACGAAGTGGTTCGAGATCTCCGAGGCGATCTTCGAGGTGGTCAACACCGAAAAGGGCCTGTTCCCCAACGTCGACTTCTACGCCGCGGCGGTTTACCACTACCTCGGGATCCCCAAGCGCCTGTTCACACCGATCTTCGCCGCCTCCCGCATCTCCGGCTGGACCGCCCACGTAATCGAGCAGCTGCAGAACAACCGGCTGATCCGTCCGGACTCCGAGTACATCGGCCCGGCCCCCCGCAGCTACGTCAAGCTCGGAGATCGCTGA